One segment of Ricinus communis isolate WT05 ecotype wild-type chromosome 8, ASM1957865v1, whole genome shotgun sequence DNA contains the following:
- the LOC8266982 gene encoding inorganic pyrophosphatase 2, whose amino-acid sequence MAGILVVFDFDKTIVDVDSDNWVIDELGFTDLFNQLLPTMPWNSLMDRMMKELHSQGKTIEDMVEVLKRIPIHPRVIPAIKSAHALGCELRIVSDANLFFIEAILKHLGLRDYFSEINTNPGFVDDEGKLRIFPYHDFTQSSHGCSLCPPNMCKGHIIERIQSSISKEDKSKKIIYLGDGAGDYCPSLKLTEADYLMPRKNFPVWDLICSNPMVIKAEIHEWTDGEELERVLIEIIDGICLEEINGSSDQLFSSDCKLQTVPIAALPQAVPVPQ is encoded by the exons ATGGCTGGAATTTTGGTTGTTTTCGATTTTGACAAGACCATTGTTGATGTTGATAGCGATAATTGGGTTATTGATGAACTCGGTTTTACTGACTTGTTCAATCAACTCCTTCCTACCATGCCTTGGAACTCTCTCATG GATAGGATGATGAAGGAGCTTCATTCACAAGGAAAAACCATTGAAGACATGGTTGAGGTCTTGAAACGTATTCCTATCCATCCTAGAGTTATCCCTGCTATCAAATCAGCTCATGCTTTAGG GTGTGAGCTGAGGATTGTAAGTGATGCAAATCTGTTCTTCATTGAGGCAATCTTGAAACATCTCGGATTAAGAGATTATTTCTCTGAAATTAACACAAACCCAGGATTTGTTGATGATGAAGGAAAATTAAGGATTTTCCCTTACCATGATTTTACTCAATCTTCCCATGGCTGCAGCCTTTGCCCACCAAACATGTGCAAG GGACACATCATTGAAAGAATTCAATCTTCAATATCAAAGGAAgataaaagcaagaaaattatCTATCTTGGGGATGGTGCTGGTGATTATTGTCCAAGCCTGAAGCTTACAGAGGCAGATTATTTGATGCCAAGGAAGAATTTCCCAGTGTGGGATTTAATTTGCAGCAATCCTATGGTTATCAAGGCAGAAATTCATGAATGGACTGACGGAGAAGAGCTTGAACGTGTTCTGATTGAGATCATTGATGGAATTTGCTTGGAAGAGATTAATGGCAGCTCTGATCAATTGTTCTCATCAGATTGCAAGTTGCAGACTGTACCAATTGCTGCCTTGCCTCAAGCTGTTCCTGTTCCTCAGTAA
- the LOC8266400 gene encoding serine/threonine protein phosphatase 2A 55 kDa regulatory subunit B beta isoform isoform X1 has product MNGGDEVTAAPAGPPQPLDWKFSQVFGERTAGEEVQEVDIISAIEFDKSGDHLATGDRGGRVVLFERTDTKDHGGSRRDLERMDFPISRHPEFRYKTEFQSHEPEFDYLKSLEIEEKINKIRWCQTANGALFLLSTNDKTIKFWKVQEKKVKKISDMNVDPSKTVGNGSVASSSNSSSAKPHLANGGWPEKSYSCPSNDFTVPPGGIPSLRLPVVVTSNETSLVARCRRVYAHAHDYHINSISNNSDGETFISADDLRINLWNLEISNQSFNIVDVKPANMEDLTEVITSAEFHPNHCNMLAYSSSRGSIRLIDLRQSALCDSHAKLFEEQEAPGSRSFFTEIIASISDIKFAKDGRHILSRDYMTLKLWDINMDSGPVATFQVHEYLRPKLCDLYENDSIFDKFECCLSGDGLRVATGSYSNLFRVFGCASGSNEATTLEASKNPMRRQVQTPSRPSRSLSSITRVVRRGAESPGVDANGNSFDFTTKLLHLAWHPTENSIACAAANSLYMYYA; this is encoded by the exons ATGAACGGTGGCGATGAGGTCACTGCAGCTCCGGCGGGCCCACCACAGCCGCTGGATTGGAAATTTTCTCAGGTCTTCGGCGAGAGAACAGCCGGTGAAGAAGTTCAGGAAG TTGATATTATTTCAGctattgaatttgataaaagtgGTGATCATCTTGCTACTGGTGACCGTGGAGGCCGAGTAGTTCTTTTTGAGAGGACAGACACAAAGGAT CATGGGGGATCCAGAAGGGATCTGGAGAGGATGGATTTTCCTATCAGTAGGCATCCTGAGTTTCGTTATAAAACGGAGTTTCAGAGCCATGAACCTGAG TTTGACTATCTCAAGAGTTTGGAAATAGAGgagaaaattaacaaaatcagATGGTGCCAAACAGCCAATGGTGCTCTTTTTCTCCTATCTACTAATGATAAAACCATCAAGTTCTGGAAG GTCCAAGAAAAGAAGGTTAAGAAAATTTCCGACATGAATGTGGACCCTTCCAAAACTGTAGGAAATGGTAGTGTTGCTAGTTCAAGTAATTCAAGTAGTGCTAAACCACATCTTGCAAATGGAGGTTGGCCAGAGAAGTCATACAGTTGTCCAAGCAATGACTTCACTGTCCCACCTGGGGGCATTCCATCACTGCGTTTACCTGTGGTA GTAACTAGTAATGAGACCAGTTTGGTGGCTAGATGCCGTAGGGTTTATGCCCATGCTCATGATTATCAcatcaattcaatttcaaacAACAG TGATGGTGAAACCTTTATATCAGCTGATGACCTGCGCATCAATCTGTGGAACTTGGAGATTAGCAATCAAAGTTTTAATATTGTTGATGTGAAACCTGCAAATATGGAGGATCTAACTG AGGTTATAACATCTGCGGAATTCCACCCCAACCATTGCAATATGTTAGCATATAGCAGTTCAAGAGGTTCAATTCGACTCATTGATTTACGCCAATCGGCTTTATGTGATTCTCATGCCAAATT GTTTGAGGAACAGGAGGCACCGGGCTCTAGATCATTTTTCACGGAGATAATTGCTTCAATCTCAGATATTAAATTTGCTAAGGATGGAAGACATATACTTAGCCGTGACTACATGACTCTTAAG TTGTGGGACATCAATATGGATTCGGGTCCAGTTGCAACCTTCCAGGTTCATGAGTATTTAAGACCCAAG TTGTGTGATCTATATGAAAATGATTCAATCTTTGATAAATTCGAGTGTTGCCTGAGTGGTGATGGACTACGAGTGGCAACAGGATCTTACAG CAATCTGTTCCGTGTGTTTGGTTGTGCCTCTGGCAGTAATGAGGCAACTACTTTGGAAGCCAGCAAAAATCCTATGAG AAGACAAGTTCAGACCCCTTCAAGGCCTTCGAGATCCCTAAGCAGTATAACACGTGTTGTAAGACGGG GAGCGGAGAGCCCAGGAGTCGATGCAAATGGGAATTCTTTTGATTTCACCACAAAGTTGCTCCATCTAGCGTGGCACCCAACAGAAAACTCGATTGCCTGTGCTGCTGCAAACAGCTTGTACATGTACTATGCATAA
- the LOC8266400 gene encoding serine/threonine protein phosphatase 2A 55 kDa regulatory subunit B beta isoform isoform X2 yields MNGGDEVTAAPAGPPQPLDWKFSQVFGERTAGEEVQEVDIISAIEFDKSGDHLATGDRGGRVVLFERTDTKDHGGSRRDLERMDFPISRHPEFRYKTEFQSHEPEFDYLKSLEIEEKINKIRWCQTANGALFLLSTNDKTIKFWKVQEKKVKKISDMNVDPSKTVGNGSVASSSNSSSAKPHLANGGWPEKSYSCPSNDFTVPPGGIPSLRLPVVTSNETSLVARCRRVYAHAHDYHINSISNNSDGETFISADDLRINLWNLEISNQSFNIVDVKPANMEDLTEVITSAEFHPNHCNMLAYSSSRGSIRLIDLRQSALCDSHAKLFEEQEAPGSRSFFTEIIASISDIKFAKDGRHILSRDYMTLKLWDINMDSGPVATFQVHEYLRPKLCDLYENDSIFDKFECCLSGDGLRVATGSYSNLFRVFGCASGSNEATTLEASKNPMRRQVQTPSRPSRSLSSITRVVRRGAESPGVDANGNSFDFTTKLLHLAWHPTENSIACAAANSLYMYYA; encoded by the exons ATGAACGGTGGCGATGAGGTCACTGCAGCTCCGGCGGGCCCACCACAGCCGCTGGATTGGAAATTTTCTCAGGTCTTCGGCGAGAGAACAGCCGGTGAAGAAGTTCAGGAAG TTGATATTATTTCAGctattgaatttgataaaagtgGTGATCATCTTGCTACTGGTGACCGTGGAGGCCGAGTAGTTCTTTTTGAGAGGACAGACACAAAGGAT CATGGGGGATCCAGAAGGGATCTGGAGAGGATGGATTTTCCTATCAGTAGGCATCCTGAGTTTCGTTATAAAACGGAGTTTCAGAGCCATGAACCTGAG TTTGACTATCTCAAGAGTTTGGAAATAGAGgagaaaattaacaaaatcagATGGTGCCAAACAGCCAATGGTGCTCTTTTTCTCCTATCTACTAATGATAAAACCATCAAGTTCTGGAAG GTCCAAGAAAAGAAGGTTAAGAAAATTTCCGACATGAATGTGGACCCTTCCAAAACTGTAGGAAATGGTAGTGTTGCTAGTTCAAGTAATTCAAGTAGTGCTAAACCACATCTTGCAAATGGAGGTTGGCCAGAGAAGTCATACAGTTGTCCAAGCAATGACTTCACTGTCCCACCTGGGGGCATTCCATCACTGCGTTTACCTGTG GTAACTAGTAATGAGACCAGTTTGGTGGCTAGATGCCGTAGGGTTTATGCCCATGCTCATGATTATCAcatcaattcaatttcaaacAACAG TGATGGTGAAACCTTTATATCAGCTGATGACCTGCGCATCAATCTGTGGAACTTGGAGATTAGCAATCAAAGTTTTAATATTGTTGATGTGAAACCTGCAAATATGGAGGATCTAACTG AGGTTATAACATCTGCGGAATTCCACCCCAACCATTGCAATATGTTAGCATATAGCAGTTCAAGAGGTTCAATTCGACTCATTGATTTACGCCAATCGGCTTTATGTGATTCTCATGCCAAATT GTTTGAGGAACAGGAGGCACCGGGCTCTAGATCATTTTTCACGGAGATAATTGCTTCAATCTCAGATATTAAATTTGCTAAGGATGGAAGACATATACTTAGCCGTGACTACATGACTCTTAAG TTGTGGGACATCAATATGGATTCGGGTCCAGTTGCAACCTTCCAGGTTCATGAGTATTTAAGACCCAAG TTGTGTGATCTATATGAAAATGATTCAATCTTTGATAAATTCGAGTGTTGCCTGAGTGGTGATGGACTACGAGTGGCAACAGGATCTTACAG CAATCTGTTCCGTGTGTTTGGTTGTGCCTCTGGCAGTAATGAGGCAACTACTTTGGAAGCCAGCAAAAATCCTATGAG AAGACAAGTTCAGACCCCTTCAAGGCCTTCGAGATCCCTAAGCAGTATAACACGTGTTGTAAGACGGG GAGCGGAGAGCCCAGGAGTCGATGCAAATGGGAATTCTTTTGATTTCACCACAAAGTTGCTCCATCTAGCGTGGCACCCAACAGAAAACTCGATTGCCTGTGCTGCTGCAAACAGCTTGTACATGTACTATGCATAA
- the LOC125370860 gene encoding uncharacterized protein LOC125370860, translating into MASKLPQLQGKASSVAKNGLAFYKQLLEQNKHFVQDPPTVKRCQLLSNQLLYTRLASIPSRCEAFWKEVGSLKNLMKDKQEFNKENAGLIALFGLECFAWFYGGEIIGRGFTLTGYHV; encoded by the exons ATGGCATCAAAGCTGCCTCAATTGCAAGGCAAGGCAAGTTCTGTAGCCAAGAATGGACTTGCTTTCTACAAGCAGCTGTTGGAACAAAACAAGCATTTTGTTCAGGATCCACCAACAGTTAAGAGATGCCAATTGCTGTCAAATCAACTGCTTTACACTCGCCTTGCCAG TATTCCAAGTCGCTGCGAAGCATTCTGGAAGGAAGTTGGCTCTCTAAAGAATCTAATGAAGGACAAGCAAGAGTTCAATAAAGAGAATGCTGGGCTGATTGCTTTATTTGGACTAGAGTGCTTCGCTTGGTTTTATGGCGGTGAAATCATTGGAAGAGGCTTTACGCTTACTGGTTACCATGTCTGA
- the LOC8266399 gene encoding dof zinc finger protein DOF3.1, with protein sequence MQDPSTAFQQMKPQFPEQEQLKCPRCDSNNTKFCYYNNYNLSQPRHFCKNCRRYWTKGGALRNIPVGGGSRKNTKRSSNTKRSNPDPSDDPNRINRRVPDAASSSSTSTTTATSNSHLLGNGNSDMVDPTRMYGLEADQERKILDLGGSFSSLLSSNGQYGGFFDGLNPTGSSLKMVQIGGFAEDLNSGQNPNLDVQGSNNNGSGGGGEAGGGGGGGGGGVENYLQSGEWGNSNGWPDLAIYTPGSSFQ encoded by the coding sequence ATGCAAGATCCATCAACAGCATTCCAACAAATGAAACCACAATTTCCAGAGCAAGAACAGCTAAAGTGTCCACGTTGCGACTCCAACAACACCAAATTCTGCTACTACAACAACTATAATTTGTCTCAACCTCGCCATTTTTGCAAGAATTGTAGAAGGTACTGGACTAAAGGTGGTGCTTTAAGGAACATCCCAGTCGGTGGTGGCAGCAGGAAAAACACTAAACGTTCATCAAACACTAAACGTTCAAACCCGGATCCGAGCGATGATCCGAACCGGATTAACAGACGGGTGCCTGATGCAGCATCATCTTCATCCACATCAACTACAACAGCAACATCGAATTCTCATTTATTGGGTAATGGGAATTCGGATATGGTTGATCCGACCCGTATGTATGGGTTGGAAGCTGATCAAGAAAGGAAGATATTGGATTTAGGTGGGAGCTTTAGCTCGCTCTTGTCGTCAAACGGTCAGTATGGAGGTTTTTTTGATGGTCTGAATCCAACTGGGTCGAGTCTAAAAATGGTTCAAATTGGTGGGTTTGCTGAGGATTTGAATTCAGGTCAGAATCCGAATTTAGATGTACAAGGCAGTAATAATAATGGCAGTGGCGGGGGAGGTGAGGCTGGTGGTGGAGGAGGAGGTGGCGGTGGCGGTGTTGAAAATTACTTGCAGAGTGGTGAGTGGGGAAATAGTAATGGGTGGCCTGATCTTGCCATTTACACTCCAGGTTCTAGTTTCCAATAG